The Kiritimatiellia bacterium genome has a window encoding:
- a CDS encoding cobalamin-dependent protein (Presence of a B(12) (cobalamin)-binding domain implies dependence on cobalamin itself, in one of its several forms, or in some unusual lineages, dependence on a cobalamin-like analog.): protein MLALINTNRMRPAIAPIGLDYVAGAARAAGIETHLLDLGLAPDPDAALEVFFRAHRPALVGLSLRNADDSFWPSAASFVEPLRDTVRALRRLTEAPLVLGGAGFSIFPREILEFTGADCGIRGDGEAALPALYRALEQGESPGAVPGLVTAHGLNPPAWGGDGPLRVPAERDTVDNAAYFRLGGQIGLETKRGCPLACDFCADPIAKGARARCRPPEDTADEAEALIRQGVDVLHLCDGEFNVPVEHARAVCEEWIRRGLGERLRWYAYLAVAPFDADLARAMRQAGCVGINFTGPAATPIMLRAYGVRHRVEDLAAAVRAARAAGITTMVDLMLGGPGEMPATVRQAIDFLRILKPDCVGAALGVRMYPGLPLTRRIAAEGPMETNPAIRRKYDGPVNLMWPTFYIANALGRRPAALVRDIIAGDPRFFEPPPDEDTATKSYNYNDNEPLVRALAAGARGAYWDILRKQRETGIPRGSPEARPP, encoded by the coding sequence GTGCTCGCGCTGATCAATACCAACCGGATGCGGCCGGCCATCGCGCCGATCGGGCTCGACTACGTCGCCGGCGCCGCGCGCGCCGCGGGGATCGAGACACACCTGCTCGATCTTGGCCTCGCGCCCGATCCCGATGCCGCGCTGGAGGTTTTTTTCCGCGCGCATCGCCCGGCGCTCGTTGGTCTCTCCCTGCGCAACGCGGACGATTCCTTCTGGCCCAGCGCCGCCTCCTTCGTGGAGCCGCTGCGGGACACAGTCCGTGCGCTGCGCCGGCTGACAGAAGCCCCCCTGGTCCTGGGCGGCGCGGGGTTTTCCATATTTCCGCGGGAGATCCTGGAGTTCACCGGCGCCGACTGCGGCATCCGCGGCGACGGGGAGGCCGCCTTGCCGGCGCTGTACCGGGCGCTGGAGCAGGGCGAAAGCCCGGGCGCCGTGCCCGGGCTCGTGACCGCGCACGGCCTGAATCCGCCCGCCTGGGGCGGCGATGGCCCCCTGCGCGTCCCGGCGGAGCGGGACACGGTGGACAACGCCGCCTACTTCCGGCTGGGCGGGCAGATCGGCCTCGAGACCAAGCGCGGCTGTCCGCTGGCGTGCGACTTCTGCGCCGACCCGATCGCCAAGGGCGCGCGCGCCCGATGCCGGCCGCCCGAGGACACGGCCGACGAGGCCGAGGCGCTGATCCGGCAGGGCGTGGACGTATTGCACCTGTGCGACGGCGAGTTCAACGTGCCCGTCGAGCACGCGCGGGCGGTCTGCGAGGAATGGATTCGCCGCGGGCTCGGCGAGCGGTTGCGCTGGTACGCCTACCTGGCCGTGGCGCCGTTCGACGCCGACCTGGCGCGCGCGATGCGGCAGGCCGGCTGCGTCGGCATCAACTTCACCGGGCCGGCCGCCACCCCCATCATGCTGCGCGCGTACGGCGTCCGGCACCGCGTCGAGGATCTCGCGGCGGCGGTGCGGGCCGCCCGCGCGGCCGGGATTACGACCATGGTGGACCTCATGCTGGGCGGGCCCGGCGAGATGCCCGCGACCGTCCGGCAAGCGATCGATTTCCTGCGCATCCTCAAGCCGGATTGCGTCGGGGCGGCCCTCGGTGTGCGGATGTATCCCGGCCTGCCGCTGACCCGCCGGATCGCGGCGGAGGGTCCGATGGAAACGAATCCGGCCATCCGTCGGAAGTATGACGGGCCGGTGAACCTGATGTGGCCGACGTTTTACATCGCCAATGCCTTGGGCCGCCGCCCGGCGGCGCTGGTCCGGGATATCATCGCGGGCGATCCGCGTTTCTTCGAGCCGCCTCCGGACGAGGATACGGCGACGAAAAGCTATAATTACAACGACAACGAGCCGCTGGTCCGCGCCCTCGCCGCCGGCGCGCGCGGGGCGTACTGGGATATCTTGAGGAAGCAGCGGGAAACGGGAATTCCGCGCGGCTCGCCGGAGGCTCGCCCTCCATGA
- a CDS encoding ZIP family metal transporter, protein MNWLANLHPVLQALLATLFTWGVTALGAAGVFFFKTINRRVLDAMLGFAAGVMIAASFWSLLAPSIALAEEMGMVKWWPPLAGFLAGALFLYGVDRILPHLHMNLSPDKAEGIHTHWQRSILLILAITLHNIPEGLAVGVAFGAVASGIESATLGGAIALAVGIGLQNFPEGLAVSVPLRRAELTRWKAFWYGQASGLVEPVAGVIGAAAVLVMRPLLPYALAFAAGAMIFVVVEELIPESQSSEKTDVATLGAIAGFAVMMLLDVALG, encoded by the coding sequence ATGAACTGGCTTGCCAACCTGCATCCCGTGCTCCAGGCGCTGCTCGCGACGCTTTTCACGTGGGGCGTGACGGCGCTGGGCGCGGCCGGCGTATTTTTTTTCAAGACCATCAACCGCCGCGTGCTGGACGCCATGCTCGGGTTCGCGGCGGGCGTCATGATTGCCGCCAGTTTCTGGTCGCTGCTGGCCCCCTCGATTGCCCTGGCCGAGGAGATGGGCATGGTAAAGTGGTGGCCCCCGCTGGCCGGGTTCCTGGCCGGTGCGCTGTTCCTGTACGGGGTGGACCGCATCCTGCCGCACCTGCACATGAACCTGTCGCCGGACAAGGCCGAGGGTATTCATACACACTGGCAGCGCAGCATCCTGCTGATCCTGGCCATCACGCTGCACAACATCCCGGAGGGGCTCGCCGTCGGCGTGGCCTTCGGCGCCGTGGCGTCGGGCATCGAGTCCGCCACCCTGGGCGGGGCGATCGCCCTGGCCGTGGGCATCGGGCTTCAGAATTTCCCCGAGGGCCTGGCGGTATCCGTGCCCCTGCGCCGCGCCGAGCTCACGCGGTGGAAGGCCTTCTGGTACGGCCAGGCCTCCGGCCTCGTGGAGCCCGTCGCCGGCGTAATCGGCGCCGCCGCGGTGCTGGTCATGCGCCCTCTCCTTCCCTACGCGCTGGCCTTCGCCGCGGGCGCGATGATCTTCGTCGTGGTCGAGGAACTGATTCCCGAGTCGCAAAGCTCGGAGAAGACCGACGTCGCCACGCTCGGCGCGATCGCCGGCTTCGCGGTGATGATGCTCCTCGACGTCGCCCTGGGCTAG
- a CDS encoding MFS transporter has protein sequence MARWRPILPVLIALTCLSGGLLIAQRDSIPESFSLSSTVPFEQLSKAARGADGTLAVVLDSNKRIARVAPDGTLTWLIAAINDPQKGFFFANELTFDPAGNLYVASTYIDTATLTVNREAVVRFSAEGRPEAVLYSIEHSPDQYTDNIGLIRSLQWTPDGLRFCLAREDGIHSVLVDSAGAAPARETVTPYPGDAPIVIYATISADGRELAYSTAATEIYTATPDRAPVQRYDGRDMPDEVVSIPSDLHYLDGQLYFSDLGRDAIMRLTGDNAAEPIFNRDVAAALGYADDFYECKSFQLTPDDLVLPNNGKVVHFHTRAPAAITTTDHARGNAALWIRRAAIWLPLALFALGAGALVFLAIRHASSDGRRMAKQIALVVLMIGTAVGITTYMIFNNMSRRLAEEARNNLRGYLEVGRLVVDADAVDRIQHVKHYMNADYQAVLKELRQTITREGVIDPSTYSGVYKVFGDKLSALAYHDGLRGIFYPYDYQYGKSIYAEVARTGTPYVGEIVDIYGVWLNGVVPLVNSNGVTVGLLEVGVDQSAQREANRALFKSTLMDLAMVLFVLLFIFFEIGFFSSHVLDRADRRDAAAGQRYDEGALRFVSFLALTGVFLSASFLPLYSKSLAPALGRIPFDVVIGLPMVIETLCGAVIALLYGHVRLRAGLKTDVVLACLVITGGMVVTALSDTFARLIAGRVLVGMGMGLLMIAFRTYFLIEKDEARKESGIIALTAGVVAGINVGSVSGGMLAARVGMRPVFAIQAALLVLAAVAALALVRKRRRRPAGDRAAGAPSSWAFLLDRAVWSFFLFIFLPVTACGLFLGFLFPLFAESQGCSINEISLAFMMFGAASVYLGPALTRLATNLFGARRAMPIGALVMTAALLLFAALRTLAAAYATIILFGLTESLLFNQGLSYYSSLPGVRRFGEDKAMGIYNLFESGGEAMGPMAFGLAASLNLGLGIFAIAGALGVCAVVFWAVSPRPGGDRP, from the coding sequence ATGGCTCGATGGCGTCCCATTTTACCGGTTCTCATCGCCCTGACCTGCCTGTCCGGCGGCCTGCTGATCGCCCAGCGCGACAGCATCCCCGAGTCGTTCTCGCTCTCCAGCACCGTCCCGTTCGAGCAGCTTTCCAAGGCCGCGCGCGGCGCCGACGGCACCCTGGCCGTGGTGCTGGACTCCAACAAACGCATTGCCCGCGTCGCGCCCGACGGGACCCTGACCTGGCTCATCGCGGCCATCAATGACCCGCAGAAGGGTTTCTTCTTCGCCAACGAACTCACGTTCGACCCCGCCGGGAACCTGTACGTGGCCAGCACGTACATCGATACCGCCACCTTGACGGTCAACCGCGAGGCCGTCGTGCGGTTCTCCGCCGAAGGCCGTCCCGAGGCCGTTCTCTACTCGATCGAGCACTCCCCCGACCAGTACACCGACAACATCGGCCTGATCCGGTCTCTCCAGTGGACGCCGGACGGCCTGCGCTTCTGCCTCGCCCGCGAGGACGGCATCCACAGCGTGCTGGTCGATTCCGCCGGGGCCGCCCCGGCGCGGGAAACCGTCACGCCGTACCCCGGCGATGCACCCATTGTGATCTATGCCACGATCTCCGCCGACGGCCGCGAGCTGGCCTACTCCACCGCCGCCACGGAAATCTACACCGCGACGCCGGACCGGGCGCCCGTCCAGCGCTACGACGGCCGCGACATGCCCGACGAGGTGGTGTCGATCCCGTCCGACCTGCATTACCTGGACGGCCAACTGTACTTCTCTGATCTGGGCCGCGACGCCATCATGCGCCTGACGGGCGATAATGCGGCCGAACCGATCTTCAACCGCGACGTCGCCGCGGCCCTCGGCTACGCGGACGACTTCTACGAGTGCAAGAGCTTCCAGCTCACCCCGGACGACCTCGTGCTGCCGAACAACGGCAAGGTGGTCCATTTCCATACCCGCGCGCCCGCCGCCATCACCACCACGGATCACGCGCGGGGCAACGCCGCGCTATGGATCCGGCGGGCTGCGATCTGGCTGCCGCTGGCGCTCTTCGCCCTTGGCGCGGGCGCGCTGGTGTTCCTGGCCATCCGCCACGCCTCCTCCGACGGCCGCCGCATGGCCAAGCAGATCGCCCTGGTGGTCCTGATGATCGGCACCGCCGTGGGCATCACCACCTACATGATCTTCAACAACATGAGCCGCCGCCTCGCGGAGGAGGCCCGCAACAACCTGCGCGGCTACCTGGAGGTCGGCCGCCTCGTGGTGGATGCCGACGCCGTCGACCGCATCCAGCACGTCAAGCATTACATGAACGCCGATTACCAGGCCGTGCTGAAGGAACTCCGCCAGACCATCACCCGTGAAGGCGTCATCGATCCGAGCACCTATTCCGGCGTCTACAAGGTTTTCGGGGACAAGCTCTCGGCCCTGGCCTACCACGACGGCCTGCGCGGCATCTTCTATCCCTACGATTACCAGTACGGAAAATCCATCTATGCCGAGGTGGCCCGGACCGGCACCCCCTACGTCGGCGAGATTGTGGATATCTACGGGGTCTGGCTCAACGGCGTGGTGCCGCTCGTGAATTCCAACGGCGTCACCGTCGGCCTGCTCGAGGTCGGCGTGGACCAGTCCGCCCAGCGCGAGGCCAACCGGGCCCTCTTCAAGAGCACGCTGATGGACCTGGCCATGGTCCTCTTCGTGCTGCTGTTCATCTTCTTCGAAATCGGCTTCTTCAGCTCCCACGTGTTGGACCGCGCCGACCGCCGCGACGCCGCCGCCGGCCAGCGCTACGACGAAGGCGCCCTGCGGTTCGTGTCGTTCCTGGCCCTCACCGGCGTTTTTCTCTCCGCCTCGTTCCTGCCGCTCTACAGCAAGTCGCTGGCCCCCGCCCTCGGCCGCATCCCGTTCGACGTCGTGATCGGCCTGCCCATGGTGATCGAAACCCTCTGCGGCGCCGTGATCGCGCTGCTCTATGGCCATGTCCGCCTCCGCGCGGGACTCAAGACGGATGTCGTGCTGGCCTGCCTCGTCATCACCGGCGGCATGGTCGTGACCGCCCTCTCGGACACGTTCGCCCGCCTGATCGCCGGCCGCGTTCTCGTCGGCATGGGCATGGGCCTCCTGATGATAGCCTTCCGCACCTATTTCCTGATCGAAAAGGACGAAGCCCGGAAGGAATCCGGCATCATCGCGCTGACGGCCGGGGTCGTCGCCGGCATCAACGTCGGCTCGGTTTCCGGGGGCATGCTCGCCGCGCGCGTGGGGATGAGGCCGGTCTTTGCCATCCAGGCCGCGCTGCTGGTGCTGGCGGCCGTCGCCGCCCTGGCCCTGGTTCGGAAACGCCGCCGCAGGCCGGCCGGCGACCGGGCCGCGGGAGCGCCCTCCTCGTGGGCTTTTCTCCTCGACCGCGCCGTCTGGAGCTTCTTCCTCTTCATCTTCCTGCCCGTGACGGCCTGCGGGCTGTTTCTCGGATTCCTTTTCCCGCTCTTCGCCGAATCCCAGGGCTGCTCGATCAATGAAATCAGCCTGGCGTTCATGATGTTCGGCGCGGCCAGCGTGTATCTCGGCCCCGCCCTGACCCGGCTGGCCACGAACCTGTTCGGCGCGCGCCGCGCGATGCCCATCGGGGCGCTGGTCATGACCGCCGCCCTGCTGCTGTTCGCCGCGCTCCGGACCCTCGCCGCGGCCTATGCCACCATCATCCTCTTCGGCCTGACCGAAAGCCTGCTCTTCAACCAGGGCCTTTCGTACTACTCCTCGCTCCCGGGCGTCCGCCGCTTCGGCGAAGACAAGGCCATGGGCATCTACAACCTCTTCGAATCCGGCGGCGAGGCCATGGGCCCGATGGCCTTCGGCCTGGCCGCCAGCCTCAACCTGGGCCTCGGCATCTTCGCCATTGCCGGCGCCCTGGGCGTCTGCGCCGTCGTCTTCTGGGCCGTCAGCCCGCGCCCCGGGGGAGACCGTCCGTGA
- the mvaD gene encoding diphosphomevalonate decarboxylase yields MTKKDIVERILAGRGVTPGAEGRAFSPSNIALVKYWGKRDEELNLPVTSSLSVSLGKLGSEVAVRPAAADEAILNGEPLPADSSFARRVSAYMDLFRPEAAMGFRLDARNTVPTAAGFASSASGFAALVRALDQLFGWDLDARALSILARLGSGSACRSVFHGFVEWHAGEAEDGMDSYARPLAETWPDLRMGLVVVSGEEKAIGSRAGMKRTAETSPLYPAWPAKVAEDLLEVRAAIRDRDFHRLGRAAESNALAMHATMIAAWPPVLYWLPESVAAMKKIAALREQGLAVYFTMDAGPNLKLLFERRDEAAVAAAFPGLQVVAPFGA; encoded by the coding sequence TTGACTAAAAAGGACATCGTGGAGCGAATCCTGGCCGGCCGGGGCGTGACCCCCGGCGCGGAGGGCCGTGCGTTCTCCCCGTCGAACATCGCCCTGGTGAAATACTGGGGCAAGCGCGACGAGGAGCTTAACCTGCCCGTGACCTCGAGCCTCTCCGTGTCGCTCGGGAAGCTGGGCTCGGAAGTGGCCGTTCGCCCGGCCGCCGCCGACGAGGCGATCCTGAACGGCGAGCCGCTGCCCGCGGATTCCTCTTTCGCGCGCCGCGTGTCGGCGTACATGGACCTGTTTCGTCCGGAAGCGGCGATGGGCTTCCGCCTGGACGCCCGCAACACGGTCCCCACGGCGGCGGGTTTCGCGTCTTCGGCCTCGGGCTTCGCGGCGCTGGTTCGCGCGCTGGACCAGTTGTTCGGATGGGACCTCGACGCGCGCGCGCTTTCGATCCTGGCGCGGCTGGGCAGCGGCAGCGCGTGCCGGTCGGTCTTCCACGGGTTCGTCGAGTGGCACGCGGGCGAGGCGGAGGACGGGATGGACAGCTATGCCCGGCCGCTGGCGGAGACCTGGCCGGACCTGCGGATGGGGCTGGTCGTGGTCTCCGGCGAGGAGAAGGCGATCGGCTCACGCGCCGGGATGAAGCGCACGGCGGAGACGTCGCCGCTGTACCCGGCGTGGCCGGCCAAGGTGGCCGAGGACCTGCTGGAGGTCCGGGCGGCGATCCGCGATCGGGATTTTCATCGGCTCGGCCGCGCGGCGGAATCCAACGCGCTGGCGATGCACGCGACGATGATCGCCGCGTGGCCGCCGGTGCTCTACTGGCTTCCGGAATCTGTGGCCGCCATGAAGAAGATCGCCGCGCTCCGGGAACAAGGTCTGGCCGTGTACTTCACCATGGACGCCGGGCCCAACCTGAAGCTGCTCTTCGAGCGACGGGACGAGGCCGCGGTCGCCGCCGCCTTCCCCGGCCTCCAGGTCGTCGCACCGTTCGGCGCCTGA
- the mvk gene encoding mevalonate kinase has protein sequence MLLQRFPVSETFQASAPGSLMLMGEHAVVHGRRALVAAVDRRIRVRLTPRADGQVRVTSALGEVEMPLGRLKTPAQFRFVMAALRRYEVRVPTGFDLSIESDFPHNVGLGSSAAVTVATCAALERWTRSRRPRLWDLFLAGREIIREVQGLGSGADVVASVFGGILLYRATPARVQRLPRTLPLVLLYSGSKTPTPEVVRRVERALRAQPEFFGAIFDLMDQTSAAGFQAVRAGASRKLGELLNIQQGLLEALGVSNARMAELVYALRAERGILGSKISGSGLGDCVVGLGRSDRADWPGQRIEAGISPAGVTFD, from the coding sequence ATGCTGCTACAACGGTTCCCGGTGAGCGAAACCTTCCAGGCCTCGGCGCCGGGCAGCCTGATGCTCATGGGCGAGCACGCCGTGGTCCACGGCCGGCGCGCCCTCGTGGCCGCCGTGGACCGGCGCATCCGGGTCCGGCTGACGCCCCGGGCTGACGGCCAGGTCCGGGTGACCTCCGCACTGGGCGAGGTGGAAATGCCGCTGGGCCGGCTCAAGACCCCGGCCCAGTTCCGCTTCGTCATGGCCGCGCTGCGGCGATACGAGGTCCGCGTGCCGACCGGGTTTGACCTGTCCATCGAGTCCGATTTTCCCCACAACGTCGGACTGGGATCCTCCGCCGCGGTCACGGTGGCCACCTGCGCCGCGCTGGAACGCTGGACGCGCTCGCGCAGGCCCCGGCTGTGGGATCTGTTCCTGGCCGGCCGGGAGATCATCCGGGAGGTCCAGGGTCTCGGGTCCGGGGCCGACGTTGTGGCCAGTGTGTTCGGCGGTATCCTGCTGTACCGGGCCACGCCCGCCCGGGTTCAGCGCCTGCCGCGGACGCTCCCGTTGGTCCTCCTCTACTCCGGCAGCAAGACGCCGACGCCCGAGGTGGTCCGTCGCGTCGAGCGCGCCCTGCGGGCGCAGCCGGAATTTTTCGGCGCGATCTTCGATCTCATGGACCAGACCAGCGCCGCCGGATTCCAAGCCGTGCGCGCGGGGGCATCGCGCAAGCTCGGCGAACTGCTGAACATCCAGCAGGGCCTCCTGGAGGCCCTCGGCGTCAGCAACGCGCGCATGGCCGAACTGGTGTACGCGCTACGCGCGGAACGCGGAATCCTGGGCTCGAAGATCTCGGGGTCCGGCCTGGGCGATTGCGTCGTCGGGCTGGGACGATCCGACCGCGCGGACTGGCCCGGGCAACGGATCGAGGCCGGCATCAGCCCGGCGGGGGTGACGTTTGACTAA
- a CDS encoding GNAT family N-acetyltransferase, translating to MDLHQTSSAAGPCEVRRVASRDEGEAVSAFLLQPGLFGTPLTPGERDEFSTRPVASIGRPDDAYWFARDNTRTIHAVIGVRMNVERTGIYEVSALAIHAAHRRQGLGRRLLQLALRFVADSGGRGLLFETSSDLSYAPMHTLLADLGFKQVGCFPDFYYPGEDTLWYYRPVGR from the coding sequence GTGGATTTGCACCAAACCAGTTCGGCGGCAGGGCCATGCGAGGTCCGGCGGGTCGCCAGCCGCGACGAAGGCGAAGCCGTCTCGGCCTTTTTACTCCAGCCCGGGCTTTTCGGCACCCCCCTTACTCCCGGCGAACGCGACGAATTCAGCACCCGGCCTGTCGCCTCCATCGGCCGCCCGGATGATGCCTATTGGTTCGCGCGGGACAACACCAGGACGATCCATGCCGTGATCGGCGTCCGCATGAACGTCGAACGGACAGGAATCTACGAAGTCAGCGCCCTGGCGATCCATGCCGCCCACCGACGCCAGGGTCTCGGACGCCGGCTGCTGCAACTGGCCCTGCGCTTCGTGGCCGATTCCGGGGGGCGCGGCTTGCTCTTTGAAACCTCCTCTGATCTTTCCTATGCGCCCATGCACACTCTGCTGGCGGACCTGGGGTTCAAACAGGTTGGCTGCTTCCCTGATTTCTACTATCCCGGGGAGGACACGCTCTGGTACTATCGGCCCGTTGGCCGCTGA
- a CDS encoding SpoIIE family protein phosphatase yields the protein MNLVAWYRRQPIRRKIFIPFFGITLFSSTLFTLYGFKQNVKAIQDGIDKRLLIAATTMPQLLPADYFERVRDPGSIAGEEHWNNTRRLDIFLHNIGGTYLYALHQESNRYYFVASADTGTPYWVQYTNPAPNIYEVQKDWKVNISTTPDPDFGLLRSVVMGFRDSSGRRFIVGADIHAYEVQALKRRAFLNFFLMGAASFLMAILFSYAASYSITRPLNRLSNFTRRLVEGEFSNDIRLNPALFPDGNRTRAETAILAYDFDRMQSNLAGHIEQLKLTQSARERAESELRIAGQIQETFLPGPFDPAVLGGRVQLQAVMKTAKQAGGDLYDYFPLDADHLFFAVGDVSGKGMPAALFMSAVVVLLRSAAKQWRDPADILRHVNDDLAIRNESCTFVTLFIGILDVRTGEVVFANGGHNPPRRRTADGTVAAVPAKPNMVVGALDGRTFAHDTLSLQPGDTLILYTDGITEAFDEAERLYGGERMDRRLASFPPESSVADILHGVVADVAAFSGAREQSDDITMLVVRYNPGP from the coding sequence GTGAATCTGGTGGCGTGGTATCGCCGGCAACCCATCCGGCGCAAAATCTTCATCCCCTTCTTCGGCATCACCCTGTTCTCGTCCACCCTCTTCACCCTCTACGGCTTTAAACAGAACGTGAAAGCCATCCAGGACGGGATCGACAAGCGCCTGCTCATCGCCGCGACCACGATGCCCCAGCTTCTGCCCGCGGACTACTTCGAGCGCGTCCGGGATCCCGGCAGCATCGCCGGGGAGGAGCACTGGAACAACACGCGGCGGCTGGACATTTTCCTGCACAACATCGGCGGCACCTACCTCTATGCCCTGCACCAGGAGAGCAATCGCTACTACTTCGTGGCCTCCGCTGACACCGGCACGCCGTACTGGGTGCAGTACACGAATCCGGCCCCCAACATCTACGAGGTCCAGAAGGACTGGAAGGTCAACATCTCCACGACCCCCGACCCGGATTTTGGCCTGCTGCGCTCGGTCGTGATGGGCTTCAGGGATTCGTCCGGCCGCCGCTTCATCGTCGGCGCCGACATCCATGCCTACGAGGTGCAGGCGCTCAAGCGCCGCGCCTTCCTGAACTTTTTCCTGATGGGCGCCGCCAGCTTCCTCATGGCCATCCTCTTCAGCTACGCCGCGAGCTATTCCATCACCCGGCCCCTGAACCGGCTTTCGAACTTCACCCGCCGCCTGGTCGAGGGCGAGTTCTCCAACGACATCCGCCTGAATCCCGCCCTCTTCCCCGACGGCAACCGGACCAGGGCGGAAACCGCCATCCTGGCCTACGACTTCGACCGTATGCAGTCGAACCTGGCCGGGCACATCGAACAACTCAAGCTGACCCAGTCGGCCCGGGAACGCGCCGAAAGCGAACTGCGCATCGCCGGCCAGATTCAGGAAACCTTCCTGCCCGGCCCGTTCGACCCCGCGGTGCTGGGCGGGCGCGTCCAGCTCCAGGCCGTCATGAAGACCGCCAAGCAGGCCGGCGGCGACTTGTACGACTATTTCCCGCTCGACGCCGACCACCTGTTCTTCGCCGTCGGCGACGTCTCGGGCAAGGGCATGCCCGCCGCCTTGTTCATGTCGGCCGTGGTCGTCCTGCTGCGGTCCGCCGCCAAGCAGTGGCGCGATCCGGCCGATATCCTGCGGCATGTCAACGACGATCTCGCCATCCGCAACGAAAGCTGCACGTTCGTGACCCTCTTCATCGGCATCCTCGATGTCCGCACCGGCGAGGTGGTTTTCGCCAACGGCGGCCACAACCCGCCGCGCCGCCGTACGGCCGACGGGACCGTCGCCGCCGTGCCGGCCAAGCCCAACATGGTCGTCGGCGCCCTGGACGGACGGACCTTTGCCCACGATACCTTGAGCCTGCAGCCCGGCGACACCCTCATCCTCTACACCGACGGCATCACCGAGGCGTTCGACGAGGCGGAGCGCCTGTACGGCGGGGAGCGCATGGACCGCCGGCTGGCCTCTTTCCCGCCGGAGTCATCCGTGGCGGATATTCTCCATGGCGTGGTGGCCGACGTCGCGGCCTTCAGCGGCGCGCGTGAACAGTCCGACGACATCACGATGCTGGTGGTGCGTTATAACCCCGGCCCGTAG
- a CDS encoding metallopeptidase family protein codes for MSMPSLQRWIRLAEQEVERTRARLPRSLRERAAEIPVTCVPRPTRAMQRDGVDPELLGLFVGEALPMADTPGGDLPAQILLFIENLADYAEYDEESFREETRTTYLHELGHYLGLDEGALADRDLE; via the coding sequence ATGAGCATGCCCTCCCTCCAGCGCTGGATCCGCCTCGCCGAGCAGGAGGTCGAGCGCACGCGGGCGCGCCTGCCGCGTTCGCTGCGCGAGCGCGCGGCGGAAATCCCGGTCACCTGCGTGCCGCGTCCCACGCGGGCCATGCAGCGCGACGGCGTGGACCCGGAACTGCTCGGCCTGTTCGTCGGCGAGGCCCTGCCAATGGCGGACACGCCGGGCGGCGACCTGCCCGCGCAGATCCTGCTCTTCATCGAGAACCTGGCCGACTACGCGGAGTATGACGAGGAGAGCTTCCGCGAGGAAACGCGCACGACCTACCTGCACGAGCTGGGCCATTACCTCGGCCTGGACGAGGGCGCACTCGCGGACCGCGACCTGGAGTAG